From the genome of Bacteroidota bacterium:
TTCATTACAATATCGGAAATTCGTATTTTGAAGGGAAGCAATATCAAGAAAGTATCAATGCGTATAAACGGGCATTAAAACTGAATCCCAGTGATGAAGATGCCCGATATAATCTTTCCTACGCATCCCGTATGCTGAAGGAACAACAGAAACAACAACAGCAGCAGAAAAAGGATAAGAACAAAAATCAGGAGAAAAAAGATCAGGAGAAACAGGATCAGCAGCAGCAACAAAAGCAAGATCAACAACAACAGCAGCAACAACAAATGGCGCAGCAGCAGAAAGAACTCTCAAAAAAAGAAGCAGAGCGTATTCTAGAAGCATTGAAGAACGATGAAAAGAACACACAGAAGAAAGTTCGCAAAAAAGCTCCCGTAAAATTAAATGTGGAAAAAGATTGGTAGTAAGCAATTCGAATGGTTAAGAAAAAAATATATTGCATCATACTGACAATGTGGGTCTTCTCTGCACTCCTTTTTTCGCAGAATCCCGCATTTATTGCCACGGTGGACAAAAATCCTGTTACGCAGGATGAACAATTCACACTTGAACTTACAATGAATTCTTCAGGCGAGACTCCTCGGAATTTCAAAGCTCCTGATTTTAGTAAGTTCCTCCTCCTTTCCGGTCCGAACCAATCAACAAGCATGCAAATAATTAATGGAGCTGTGAGCTCATCCCAAACATTCAGCTACGTGTTGCAGGCTCGTGAAGCAGGAAAGTTTACAATCGCTTCCGCAGTAATTGAAGTTGGGGGGAATCAATTTAAATCTAATCCCATTGAATTGACGGTGACCAAGGCATCCGGAAAAAAATCTCAACAGACCCAGTCGGCCCAAGCACAGGGTGTTGATATTGGAGATAATGTTTTCCTACGCGCCGTTGTGGATCGGTCACGAGTATATCAGGGTGAGCAGGTTACAGTGACGTATAAGATTTATACGCGCGCTCGAATTGTTAATTATGCTATCAACAAACTGCCAACAATGACCGGTTTTTGGGGAGAAGAACTGCCTCTTCCGCAGCAGGTAAATTTGTCAAACGAGATGATCAACGGAAAGCAGTATCAAGTAGGTACTCTTAGGAAAATGGCGTTGTTCCCTACACAAAGCGGCACGTTATCGATCAATCCGATGGAATTGACCTGTCAGGTGCAAGTGCAGTCACGCCGTCGTTCCAACGACATCTTTGATCAGTTCTTTAATGATCCATTCTTTGGTGCGCAAACAGCAAATGTTCCGTTGAAAAGTGATCCGGTAAAAATCACGGTGCTTCCATTACCGCAAAATCCTGTTCCGGAATCATTCCAAGGCGCAGTTGGGAAATTCTCGCTGACAGCATCCCTTAACAAACGCCGGGCAAAAACAAACGAACCAATTTCGTTAAAAGCCATCATCACCGGTTCCGGCAATGTGAAGATTCTTGAAGCGCCGAAATTGAAACTTCCTACAGATTTTGAACAATACGATCCAAAAGTAAAAGAAGATATTGACCGAACCGGTTCAGCAATTAGTGGAACAAAAACATTTGAATGGCTTATTGTTCCGAGGTATCCCGGCGATAAAAAGATTCCGGCGTTAGTATTTTCCTATTTTGATGTTGGTCAACGCCGATATGTGACGCTTCGAACGAATGAGTTCAATGTACTTGTGGAGAAAGGGAGTGCTGAAGCCCCGCAGAATGCTGCCGGACTCTCAAAAGAAGATGTGAGATTGTTGAACCAGGATATTCGCTTTATCAAAACGGATGTAAGTGCATTTCGCGAAAAGAATAAGGAATTAATCGATCCCACTGCGGCAATAATGATGACTGTCATTCCCTTCGCTGCTTTTATAGGATTATTATTCTATCGTCAAAAAGCTTTGACTGAAATGTCGGACGTTGTTTCCTTCCGTTCACGCAAAGCATTGAAGATTGCTGCAAAGAAGCTTGCAAATGCAAATATGCTTTTGCATGCCAACAAGCCGGAAGAGTTCTATGCTGAAGTCTCAACGGCAATGTGGCAATATGTTTCCGATAAACTGGCGATTGATCGTGCTGAACTTTCTATCGACAATGTCACTCAGAAATTACACGAAAAGAAAGTCTCAGATGACCTGACGCAAAAGATAAAAGAATTATTGGAATCGTGCGAATTTGCCCGGTTTGCCCCGGGCAGTTCTTCAACGGAAGAAAAGAAAAAGATGTATGAAATGGCAAGCAGTATTATTGTTGCGGCAGAGCGGGAGTTGGTGCGATGAAAAAAATATTCCGGCAAATTACTCTGTGTCTCTGTGTTTCTGCGGTGATTACTTCAGCGCAAAGCGAAGAATTGACATCGGTCTTTGAAGATGCTAATCGTCTGTATTTGGAACAAAAATTTGATGCTGCGATTTCCCGATATGAATCGATCATTGCAAACGGATATGAGAATGGTGAAGTTTATTTCAATCTTGGGAACGCCTATTACAAATCGGGAAAGCTTCAACATGCTATCTTGAATTACGAACGGGCGCGAAAATTTATTCCGAATGACGATGATCTGGAATTTAATCTTCAATTAGTGAATCTTCAATTGACTGATAAAATTGAATCGATCCCAGAACTATTTATTTACCGTTGGGCAGACGCATTGTTAACTATTTTCACACGTGATACAATGGTATGGATGCTGTATTCATTTTTCATTCTGGCACTGCTATCATTCTCTTATTTTCTATTTGCGGAAACATATGAAGGCCGCCGGTATTCATTAATGAGCGGTATGATCTGCTCCGCGTTATTGGTATTGGGAATAGCAAATTTTGTGATTCAATCTATCCGTGAATCTGAATCGGAATTTGCCGTCGTGATGACCGATGTTGCCAACATTAAATCAGCGCCGGACAGCAAGGGAAACGATCTTTTTGTTATTCATCGCGGTTTGAAAGTGCAAGTTTTGGATAATGTGAATAAGTGGTATAAGATCCGTCTTGCCGACGGAAAAGTTGGCTGGATTCCCGAAAAAGAGATCGAATCAATTTAAGGTTGTTTTGAAAACCAAATCCTTCAAACAAAAAATTTCATTCAAAGCTTCAGCGCACGATGTGTATAGTGCATTGATGGATTCGAAGAAGCATGCAAAATTCACCGGTGGTCCTGCGAAAATAAGCCGGAAGATTGGCGGAACATTTTCGGTGTATGACGGCTACGCGACAGGAAGGAATCTTGACCTTGTGGATGATAAAAAGATTGTCCAAGAGTGGCGTGCCTCTGATTGGGATGATGCAGATCTTTCCGAAGTGACTTTCTTGATTACTCCCACCAAAACAGGTTGTACGCTGACATTCACTCATAAAAAAGTTCCTCTGCAGCATTTTTCTGCTATTAAGCAAGGGTGGATAGATTTTTATTGGAAACCAATGAAAGAAATGCTTGAATTTCGATAAAATCATCGTTTTTGACCATTGTAAAGACCTCGATTTAACGCTATCTCATTAAAAAATCTGCAACTTAACCCGTTTTTTTCTCGTAAAGTTTAGAAACCTGTATTATAGGAGAATAACTTTATGAAGAATGTCCAAAAATCACCGATTGCCTTATTCATTGTTGTTGCTGCCGCTGCAATCGTATTCCTCGGCAATACACTTCCAGACGAAAAAGACTCTCCCAATAATTCCCCAATACAATCAGAATCAAAAAAATATTTTATCACACTCAAGGATTTTACGACGGATGAAGTAAAAGGGCTCGGTTTTACTCTCTCAAAAGATATCACTGTGCACATCAATGCTGTTGGCGGAGGGAGTAAAAATTCCTGGAAAGAAATGTTTGGCAACAGAAATCGTTCGAATGATATGTTTGCTGCCGGCTGGATTATTGATGCTGAGACGAGAGAAATGGTATGGGAAATGTCGATGGATAATACCTCAGGCAGGGAAGAAAACCGAACGTGTGAAGATGATGTAAAATTAAAGCAAGGATCGTACGAAGTGTATTATGCAGCGTACGGATTCTCCTCAAGTTCTTCTTTCGGAAATTTCACATCCATCAATATTGACAGACGAGAAGGAAAATCACACAACAAATGGAAAAAATATTTGAATTGGTTTAACGATGATTACAGCTCCATGTATGATGAGTTTATGGATCGTGCAAAAAATGATTACGGAATCCTGCTTTCTGTCCCGACCGGTGAAGAAAATGCCGTGCAAACATTTAATGCTCCTCGAAAAAATGCGAACATCGTTTTTGCCGCAACCGGAATCGGCGATGGTGCATATGTCCGAAAAAAATTAACAGTGAATAAAGATGTCTCAGTTTCAGTCTATGCTCTTGGTGAAGGCCGCGGCAGAGATGAAGTGTTCGACTATGGCTGGATCACGAATTCCGATACGCGTGAACGTGTGTGGGAGATGAAATATAGCAATACTGAATACGCTGGAGGTGCTTCAAAGAATGTTGTATTCAGCGGTGATGTTCGTTTAACAAAAGGTAATTATGAGTTAAGTTTCGTAACGGACGATTCTCATTCACGCGAAGATTGGAATTCAAAACCCCCATACGATCCGTTCAACTATGGAATCATTGTTACCACAAAGAATGAAAGTGATAAATCTGCCATTGCAATATCTGATTATAGTTTTGAAAAAGGAAATATTATTGTTCAATTGACCAGAGTGCGGAATGATGAATTTGTTCAATCCGGCTTCACGCTGAAAGCTGAGACCCGGCTTCACATTTATGCTTTGGGCGAAGGTCATGGATCGGTGCGTGTAAAGATAATGGGGAAAGCGGTCTTTGAAAATGACAGGGAAGAACTTGCTGATTACGGCTGGATTATTAATGCGAAAACACGCGAACGTGTGTGGGACATGAATCAATCAAACACAACTCATGCGGGCGGTGCAAGGAAAAACCGACTGACCGATGAGTTCATCACACTTCCAGCTGGAAACTACATTGTATTCTATCAAACAGATGATTCTCATGCGTACAATGATTGGAATGATGATAAACCGTTCGATGCTGAATCATACGGTATCACCGTGATGGGTGTGGGGGAAAATTTTTCAATGAAAAACATCTCCAAGTTTGAAGAGGTGGCCGATGAGAATGTTCTTGTCCAATTGATCAAAGTGCGGGATGACAGGCATGTCCGGCAAAAATTCGCATTGGACAAAGCAATGAAAGTGCGGATCTATGCGATCGGCGAAGGGGTAAACAATGATATGGCGGATTATGCTTGGATCGAAAATGTTAAGAATGGCGATGTAGTTTGGGAAATGACGTATCGTAATACCTCGCATGCGGGCGGGGCAAAAAAGAACCGGATCTTCGATAAATTGGTCTATCTTGAAAATGGTGAATACGAGGTGCATTTTCAGACAGATGATTCGCACGCATTTAATGATTGGAATGACGATCCGCCTGAGGACAGGACTCACTGGGGCATAACCATCTATAAAGAACAATGATCAACGTTTGAAGTCGATAAAAAAACCT
Proteins encoded in this window:
- a CDS encoding tetratricopeptide repeat protein gives rise to the protein MKKMLFVWILLCGVLNAQSIRSLVNNGNELYEKKQFSDAEAEYKKSLEKEKDLMEGTFNLGNAVHKQQRYDEAIQNYQQALSKASDKSTQSQIHYNIGNSYFEGKQYQESINAYKRALKLNPSDEDARYNLSYASRMLKEQQKQQQQQKKDKNKNQEKKDQEKQDQQQQQKQDQQQQQQQQMAQQQKELSKKEAERILEALKNDEKNTQKKVRKKAPVKLNVEKDW
- a CDS encoding BatD family protein, which translates into the protein MVKKKIYCIILTMWVFSALLFSQNPAFIATVDKNPVTQDEQFTLELTMNSSGETPRNFKAPDFSKFLLLSGPNQSTSMQIINGAVSSSQTFSYVLQAREAGKFTIASAVIEVGGNQFKSNPIELTVTKASGKKSQQTQSAQAQGVDIGDNVFLRAVVDRSRVYQGEQVTVTYKIYTRARIVNYAINKLPTMTGFWGEELPLPQQVNLSNEMINGKQYQVGTLRKMALFPTQSGTLSINPMELTCQVQVQSRRRSNDIFDQFFNDPFFGAQTANVPLKSDPVKITVLPLPQNPVPESFQGAVGKFSLTASLNKRRAKTNEPISLKAIITGSGNVKILEAPKLKLPTDFEQYDPKVKEDIDRTGSAISGTKTFEWLIVPRYPGDKKIPALVFSYFDVGQRRYVTLRTNEFNVLVEKGSAEAPQNAAGLSKEDVRLLNQDIRFIKTDVSAFREKNKELIDPTAAIMMTVIPFAAFIGLLFYRQKALTEMSDVVSFRSRKALKIAAKKLANANMLLHANKPEEFYAEVSTAMWQYVSDKLAIDRAELSIDNVTQKLHEKKVSDDLTQKIKELLESCEFARFAPGSSSTEEKKKMYEMASSIIVAAERELVR
- a CDS encoding SH3 domain-containing protein, which codes for MKKIFRQITLCLCVSAVITSAQSEELTSVFEDANRLYLEQKFDAAISRYESIIANGYENGEVYFNLGNAYYKSGKLQHAILNYERARKFIPNDDDLEFNLQLVNLQLTDKIESIPELFIYRWADALLTIFTRDTMVWMLYSFFILALLSFSYFLFAETYEGRRYSLMSGMICSALLVLGIANFVIQSIRESESEFAVVMTDVANIKSAPDSKGNDLFVIHRGLKVQVLDNVNKWYKIRLADGKVGWIPEKEIESI
- a CDS encoding SRPBCC domain-containing protein, whose protein sequence is MKTKSFKQKISFKASAHDVYSALMDSKKHAKFTGGPAKISRKIGGTFSVYDGYATGRNLDLVDDKKIVQEWRASDWDDADLSEVTFLITPTKTGCTLTFTHKKVPLQHFSAIKQGWIDFYWKPMKEMLEFR